In Cicer arietinum cultivar CDC Frontier isolate Library 1 chromosome 1, Cicar.CDCFrontier_v2.0, whole genome shotgun sequence, one DNA window encodes the following:
- the LOC101495057 gene encoding probable purine permease 5 isoform X1, producing the protein MLSVSLLEPDNMEAAEPSIPSESLWDQISKYSSMVVAAYKKKPIPYWILLFLGIIAMVVAFPASSILSRVYYANGGESKWIISWVAGAGWPLIALILFPTYLISKTYPTPLNLKLGLSYIILGFLSAADNLMYAYAYAYLPASTATLVASSSLVFSALFGYILVNNRMNASIINALFVITAGLTIIALDSSSDRYGNISDKEYIMGFIWDVLASALHGLIFALSELIFVKLLGRRSSFVVVLEQQIMVSLFAFLFTSVGVIVSGDFQRITSEATTFKGGRSAYYLVLIWSAVTFQLGVLGATAVIFLASTVLAGVLNAIRTPITSIAAVILLHDPMSGFKILSLLITFWGFASYIYGSSMDDKSS; encoded by the exons ATGTTGTCGGTCTCTCTGCTTGAACCTG ACAATATGGAGGCAGCAGAACCATCAATTCCTTCAGAGTCACTGTGGGATCAGATTTCCAAATATTCAAGCATGGTAGTTGCAGCATACAAAAAGAAACCAATCCCTTATTGGATTCTTCTTTTTCTTGGCATCATTGCAATGGTTGTGGCGTTTCCTGCTTCAAGCATTCTATCTCGAGTGTATTATGCGAATGGTGGAGAGAGCAAGTGGATCATATCTTGGGTGGCTGGTGCTGGATGGCCTCTAATTGCCTTGATATTGTTTCCAACATACTTGATTAGTAAAACCTATCCTACTCCTCTCAACTTAAAATTGGGTCTCTCTTACATTATTTTGGGTTTTTTAAGTGCTGCTGATAACCTCATGTATGCGTATGCCTATGCTTACTTACCTGCATCAACTGCTACTCTTGTTGCATCATCATCACTTGTATTTTCTGCACTTTTTGGATACATTCTTGTAAACAACAGAATGAATGCTTCTATAATAAATGCACTTTTTGTCATAACTGCTGGATTGACCATCATTGCCTTGGATTCAAGTTCAGACAGATATGGTAATATCAGTGACAAGGAATACATCATGGGATTCATATGGGATGTTTTGGCTTCTGCTCTTCATGGCCTTATTTTCGCCCTCTCTGAGCTGATTTTCGTGAAGTTACTGGGAAGAAGATCTTCTTTCGTTGTCGTTTTGGAGCAGCAAATCATGGTTTCATTATTTGCATTTCTGTTTACCAGTGTAGGGGTAATTGTAAGTGGTGATTTTCAAAGAATTACATCTGAGGCTACCACTTTCAAAGGTGGTAGAAGTGCTTATTATCTTGTTCTCATATGGAGTGCAGTCACATTTCAGTTGGGGGTTCTAGGTGCCACTGCTGTAATTTTCTTGGCTTCAACTGTGCTAGCTGGTGTACTTAATGCAATAAGAACACCAATTACCAGTATTGCAGCTGTTATACTTTTACATGATCCAATGAGTGGTTTCAAGATCCTCTCCCTCTTGATTACCTTTTGGGGATTTGCCTCATATATTTATGGTAGTTCTATGGATGACAAATCATCATAA
- the LOC101495057 gene encoding probable purine permease 5 isoform X2, translating into MEAAEPSIPSESLWDQISKYSSMVVAAYKKKPIPYWILLFLGIIAMVVAFPASSILSRVYYANGGESKWIISWVAGAGWPLIALILFPTYLISKTYPTPLNLKLGLSYIILGFLSAADNLMYAYAYAYLPASTATLVASSSLVFSALFGYILVNNRMNASIINALFVITAGLTIIALDSSSDRYGNISDKEYIMGFIWDVLASALHGLIFALSELIFVKLLGRRSSFVVVLEQQIMVSLFAFLFTSVGVIVSGDFQRITSEATTFKGGRSAYYLVLIWSAVTFQLGVLGATAVIFLASTVLAGVLNAIRTPITSIAAVILLHDPMSGFKILSLLITFWGFASYIYGSSMDDKSS; encoded by the coding sequence ATGGAGGCAGCAGAACCATCAATTCCTTCAGAGTCACTGTGGGATCAGATTTCCAAATATTCAAGCATGGTAGTTGCAGCATACAAAAAGAAACCAATCCCTTATTGGATTCTTCTTTTTCTTGGCATCATTGCAATGGTTGTGGCGTTTCCTGCTTCAAGCATTCTATCTCGAGTGTATTATGCGAATGGTGGAGAGAGCAAGTGGATCATATCTTGGGTGGCTGGTGCTGGATGGCCTCTAATTGCCTTGATATTGTTTCCAACATACTTGATTAGTAAAACCTATCCTACTCCTCTCAACTTAAAATTGGGTCTCTCTTACATTATTTTGGGTTTTTTAAGTGCTGCTGATAACCTCATGTATGCGTATGCCTATGCTTACTTACCTGCATCAACTGCTACTCTTGTTGCATCATCATCACTTGTATTTTCTGCACTTTTTGGATACATTCTTGTAAACAACAGAATGAATGCTTCTATAATAAATGCACTTTTTGTCATAACTGCTGGATTGACCATCATTGCCTTGGATTCAAGTTCAGACAGATATGGTAATATCAGTGACAAGGAATACATCATGGGATTCATATGGGATGTTTTGGCTTCTGCTCTTCATGGCCTTATTTTCGCCCTCTCTGAGCTGATTTTCGTGAAGTTACTGGGAAGAAGATCTTCTTTCGTTGTCGTTTTGGAGCAGCAAATCATGGTTTCATTATTTGCATTTCTGTTTACCAGTGTAGGGGTAATTGTAAGTGGTGATTTTCAAAGAATTACATCTGAGGCTACCACTTTCAAAGGTGGTAGAAGTGCTTATTATCTTGTTCTCATATGGAGTGCAGTCACATTTCAGTTGGGGGTTCTAGGTGCCACTGCTGTAATTTTCTTGGCTTCAACTGTGCTAGCTGGTGTACTTAATGCAATAAGAACACCAATTACCAGTATTGCAGCTGTTATACTTTTACATGATCCAATGAGTGGTTTCAAGATCCTCTCCCTCTTGATTACCTTTTGGGGATTTGCCTCATATATTTATGGTAGTTCTATGGATGACAAATCATCATAA